A section of the Pseudanabaena mucicola str. Chao 1806 genome encodes:
- the hypF gene encoding carbamoyltransferase HypF: MDSQNNLLIKCLNLHISGSVQGIGFRPFVYRLAKELELKGWVNNNAQGVAIAVEGNQQQLDLFIERLQSEKPARSQIQQITQEWCEPVHYQTFEIHESTDNTSTKTAVILPDLATCDDCLRDIFNPKNRRYRYPFTNCTNCGTRYSIIRAVPYDRHNTTMHKFQMCADCQAEYDQPLDRRFHAQPNACPQCGPHLELWDRDGRVLAIGEQSLLETVQGIREGKILAIKGLGGFQLVVDANHAAAISKLRSRKHRPHKPLALMYPNLASIHQDCQVSDLEAQLLKSTEAPIVLLQKFNKGIKPLVSNNDYIGVMLPYTPLHHLLMAELQSPIVATSGNLSDEPICIDNQEAIACLGNIADLFLVHNRDIAQPVDDSVVRMIGDHPVILRRARGYAPSPLAPLPEGEGNKRILALGGHLKNAIALSINSSIILSQHIGDLETKKAFEHFQRIVQGLCAAYEFQPEVITCDAHPDYLSSQYAQHLSQSLQIPLIPVQHHYAHVLAGMIDNQIFAPVLGIAWDGTGYGLDGTIWGGEFLKITDSGFARVAHLRQFSILGGDKAAKEPRRVALGILWKIFGDRLWDLEVYPLQSFTNFELNIYKTLLAKQGNLIQTSSMGRLFDAVAALLGICQVASFEGQAAIALEQISDATTNDFYGMDVKNDGEIDWTNLIQSILEDIQNQTAITIIAAKFHNSLVAVMVAIARQFGIKQIVLTGGCFQNRYLTERAIERLTQAGFQVYCHQNIPPNDGGIAAGQIMAALREISD, encoded by the coding sequence ATGGACTCACAAAATAATCTTCTGATCAAATGCTTAAATTTGCATATATCTGGCTCAGTGCAAGGTATTGGATTTCGTCCTTTTGTCTATCGCCTTGCGAAGGAATTAGAGCTTAAAGGATGGGTGAATAATAATGCTCAAGGTGTAGCGATCGCAGTTGAAGGCAATCAACAACAATTAGATTTATTTATCGAACGATTGCAATCAGAAAAACCTGCGCGATCGCAAATTCAGCAAATCACTCAGGAATGGTGCGAACCTGTTCATTATCAGACTTTTGAGATTCATGAATCAACGGATAATACATCCACTAAAACCGCAGTAATTCTGCCTGATCTGGCAACCTGTGATGATTGTTTACGAGATATATTTAATCCGAAAAATCGGCGATATCGCTATCCATTTACCAACTGTACTAACTGCGGAACTCGCTACAGCATTATCAGAGCCGTGCCATACGATCGCCACAATACGACGATGCACAAGTTTCAAATGTGTGCTGATTGCCAAGCGGAATATGATCAGCCCCTAGATCGGCGCTTCCATGCTCAGCCCAATGCCTGTCCGCAGTGTGGACCTCATTTAGAACTTTGGGATCGCGATGGTCGAGTCTTAGCCATCGGTGAACAGTCTCTATTAGAAACTGTCCAAGGCATTAGAGAGGGTAAAATTTTAGCAATTAAGGGTTTAGGTGGATTTCAGTTGGTGGTGGATGCAAATCATGCAGCAGCGATCTCCAAACTGCGATCGCGCAAACATCGTCCCCATAAACCTTTGGCTTTGATGTATCCCAATTTGGCAAGTATTCACCAAGATTGCCAAGTATCAGATCTAGAAGCACAGTTATTAAAATCAACGGAAGCACCGATTGTGCTTTTACAAAAATTTAACAAGGGAATTAAGCCCCTTGTCTCTAACAATGATTACATCGGGGTCATGCTGCCCTATACACCGCTTCATCATTTGCTAATGGCAGAATTGCAATCGCCCATTGTGGCGACAAGTGGCAACCTTTCCGATGAGCCAATTTGCATTGACAATCAAGAGGCGATCGCCTGTTTAGGAAATATTGCGGATTTATTTTTAGTTCACAATCGTGATATTGCTCAGCCTGTGGATGATTCAGTGGTGAGGATGATTGGCGATCACCCTGTGATTTTGCGGAGAGCAAGAGGTTATGCACCCTCACCCCTAGCCCCTCTTCCAGAGGGAGAGGGGAATAAGAGGATTTTAGCTTTAGGCGGACATTTAAAAAATGCGATCGCTCTATCAATCAATAGCTCAATTATTCTCAGTCAACATATTGGTGATTTAGAAACGAAGAAGGCTTTTGAGCATTTTCAACGAATTGTTCAAGGCTTGTGTGCAGCTTATGAGTTCCAACCTGAAGTGATCACCTGTGATGCTCATCCCGATTATCTCTCTAGTCAATATGCACAGCATTTATCCCAATCTTTGCAGATTCCTTTAATTCCTGTGCAGCATCATTACGCCCATGTACTTGCTGGCATGATAGACAATCAGATTTTTGCGCCAGTTTTGGGAATTGCTTGGGATGGCACAGGTTATGGTCTCGATGGCACGATCTGGGGTGGAGAATTTCTAAAGATTACCGATTCAGGATTTGCAAGAGTTGCTCATTTACGCCAGTTTTCCATACTAGGTGGTGACAAAGCGGCAAAAGAGCCTCGTCGGGTGGCTTTGGGTATACTTTGGAAAATATTTGGCGATCGCCTTTGGGATTTAGAGGTATATCCTTTACAATCCTTCACAAACTTTGAACTAAACATCTACAAAACCCTGCTAGCTAAACAAGGGAATCTCATACAAACTTCAAGTATGGGTAGATTATTTGATGCTGTTGCTGCGCTGTTAGGAATTTGTCAGGTTGCGAGTTTTGAGGGGCAAGCAGCGATCGCCTTAGAGCAAATAAGCGATGCTACCACTAATGACTTTTATGGAATGGATGTTAAGAATGACGGTGAAATTGACTGGACAAACCTGATTCAATCTATCTTAGAAGATATCCAAAATCAAACTGCGATCACAATAATTGCGGCTAAATTCCATAATTCCTTAGTGGCAGTAATGGTGGCGATCGCTAGGCAATTTGGGATAAAACAGATTGTGTTAACAGGAGGCTGTTTTCAAAATCGATATTTAACTGAAAGAGCAATCGAAAGATTAACGCAAGCAGGATTTCAAGTTTATTGTCATCAAAATATTCCACCCAATGATGGAGGAATTGCCGCAGGACAAATTATGGCAGCCTTACGAGAAATATCTGATTGA
- a CDS encoding HypC/HybG/HupF family hydrogenase formation chaperone, whose translation MCLAVPAKILSIQGEDLMRVGKVSFSGVVKEVNLAYLPEAEIGDYAIIHAGVAISIVDPAEAAQTLRDLQKI comes from the coding sequence ATGTGTTTAGCAGTACCAGCAAAAATCCTCTCCATTCAAGGAGAAGACTTAATGCGAGTGGGGAAAGTGAGTTTTAGTGGTGTTGTCAAAGAAGTCAATCTTGCATATTTGCCAGAAGCAGAGATTGGGGACTATGCAATTATTCATGCGGGGGTGGCTATTTCCATCGTTGATCCCGCCGAAGCCGCACAAACATTACGTGATTTGCAAAAAATCTAG
- the hypD gene encoding hydrogenase formation protein HypD produces the protein MKYIDEYRDRQLAHEYASAINAITTRPWTLMEICGGQTHTIVKYGIDRLLPPEITLIHGPGCPVCVTPVHLINQAIMIASQANVTLCSFGDMMRVPGSSTDLLSAKASGAEVRMVYSPLDAVKIAQQDPQRQVVFFAVGFETTAPITALAIAQAAQLGLDNFSVLCAHVLVPPAMEAILGNPEHTMQGFLAAGHVCTVMGYSEYEAIAQRYQVPIVVTGFEPIDILQGIYLCIRQLETGKAEVENQYTRSVKKEGNQQAIAMMQEIFEPTARQWRGLESIPDSGLKLKEKYIRFDAQQRFSITSFPSQVPESSLCISGLILQGIRKPHQCSSFGTACNPEHPLGAPMVSSEGACAAYYQHAVI, from the coding sequence ATGAAATATATTGACGAATACCGCGATCGCCAACTTGCCCATGAATATGCCTCAGCGATCAATGCCATTACTACTCGTCCTTGGACATTGATGGAAATTTGCGGCGGTCAGACCCATACCATTGTTAAATATGGAATTGATCGCCTGCTCCCCCCAGAAATCACACTCATTCATGGACCTGGTTGCCCCGTCTGTGTTACGCCTGTGCATCTAATCAACCAAGCAATTATGATCGCATCCCAAGCCAATGTCACCTTATGCTCCTTTGGCGATATGATGCGCGTTCCTGGAAGTAGTACCGATTTGTTAAGCGCCAAGGCATCAGGGGCAGAGGTACGGATGGTCTATTCCCCCCTTGATGCAGTTAAAATCGCTCAACAAGATCCTCAGAGACAAGTCGTGTTTTTTGCGGTAGGCTTTGAAACGACTGCGCCGATTACGGCTCTTGCGATCGCCCAAGCTGCCCAATTAGGCTTAGATAATTTCTCTGTTCTTTGTGCCCATGTACTTGTACCACCTGCAATGGAGGCAATTCTGGGCAACCCTGAGCATACGATGCAGGGATTTTTGGCGGCTGGGCATGTTTGCACAGTAATGGGTTACAGCGAATATGAGGCGATCGCCCAGCGATATCAAGTCCCTATCGTTGTGACAGGTTTTGAACCGATTGATATTTTACAAGGTATTTATCTATGTATCAGGCAATTGGAAACTGGTAAAGCAGAAGTGGAAAATCAATATACGCGATCAGTCAAAAAAGAGGGTAACCAACAGGCGATCGCGATGATGCAAGAAATCTTTGAACCCACCGCAAGGCAATGGCGTGGCTTAGAAAGCATTCCTGACAGTGGGCTGAAGCTTAAAGAGAAATATATCAGGTTTGACGCTCAGCAACGCTTTTCCATAACATCTTTTCCCTCACAAGTACCAGAATCATCGCTATGTATTAGTGGTTTAATTTTACAAGGCATCCGCAAGCCCCATCAATGCTCTAGTTTCGGTACAGCTTGTAATCCTGAACATCCCCTCGGCGCACCGATGGTTTCGTCGGAAGGAGCCTGTGCCGCCTATTATCAACATGCAGTAATATAA
- a CDS encoding alpha/beta fold hydrolase has protein sequence MLTRHNLHLPNLELSYLDSGNGSEALLLIHGMADSAMVWTNLSEYLGNVAGDCYRIIAPDLRGHGESSKGITDYSFASIITDLESLMSHLGITSAHVLAHSWSAKTVTIWATQKSDRFRSLILVDPFFMGKFPSWVRMIFPLMYRVLPFLKLVGTFPNYETVETIARSLKQYQGWSDFQQTVFQSSIESKPDGTWHSKFPVHARDLIFDEIMDVEGLTKSIEIPTLFVKPKQGLNRQTWQLRPYQQYFSNLQICEILGNHWTFLVQPEAFNQAIANFLQCR, from the coding sequence ATGCTCACTCGACATAACCTCCATTTACCTAATCTTGAACTGTCTTACCTAGATAGCGGTAATGGCTCAGAAGCTTTATTGCTAATCCATGGGATGGCAGATTCAGCGATGGTGTGGACAAATTTATCAGAGTATTTAGGCAATGTGGCAGGTGATTGCTATCGGATTATTGCCCCTGATCTGCGGGGACATGGGGAGAGCAGCAAAGGCATTACCGATTATTCCTTTGCAAGTATTATTACGGATTTAGAATCCTTAATGTCACATCTAGGAATCACTAGCGCCCATGTACTGGCTCATTCATGGAGTGCCAAAACTGTCACGATTTGGGCTACTCAGAAAAGCGATCGCTTTCGCAGTCTGATTTTAGTCGATCCCTTCTTTATGGGTAAATTTCCGAGTTGGGTCAGGATGATCTTCCCATTGATGTACCGTGTCTTACCATTTCTCAAGTTAGTCGGAACCTTTCCAAATTACGAAACTGTAGAAACGATTGCACGGAGCCTCAAGCAATATCAAGGATGGTCAGATTTCCAGCAAACAGTCTTCCAATCCAGTATCGAATCCAAACCTGATGGTACATGGCATAGCAAATTTCCCGTTCATGCTCGTGATTTAATCTTTGATGAGATCATGGATGTTGAAGGCTTAACTAAGTCCATTGAAATCCCTACATTGTTTGTAAAACCTAAGCAAGGACTGAATCGCCAAACATGGCAGTTACGCCCCTATCAGCAATATTTCTCCAATTTGCAAATTTGTGAAATATTAGGGAATCATTGGACTTTTTTAGTGCAACCTGAAGCTTTTAATCAAGCGATCGCTAATTTTTTACAATGCAGATAG
- the psb34 gene encoding photosystem II assembly protein Psb34, protein MNAIELKETMTSDNTKLSSDNSSAKIPQDSSNSSNEEVRSVRSYTVDDRGILNNFAVMPKMYIEEDTSNPKSFKFQIIGLIVLVIATIGIAIAVS, encoded by the coding sequence ATGAATGCTATTGAACTCAAGGAAACAATGACCTCTGATAATACAAAACTAAGTAGCGATAACTCCTCTGCGAAGATTCCTCAAGACTCCTCTAATAGTTCGAACGAAGAAGTAAGATCTGTCAGAAGCTATACCGTTGATGATCGCGGCATTCTAAATAATTTCGCTGTTATGCCTAAGATGTATATTGAAGAAGATACTAGCAACCCCAAAAGCTTCAAGTTTCAAATCATCGGATTGATTGTCTTGGTTATCGCCACGATCGGAATTGCGATCGCTGTTAGTTAA